A single window of Nitrospiraceae bacterium DNA harbors:
- a CDS encoding DUF5069 domain-containing protein has protein sequence MTTAQYPRSPKEQVGGLCHLGRLIDKVRMRNAGQIQDYNYLTVGFDKYLLDKLEIKGEDFEKRVLQGGTDAEIADWVRSNGKSLSDAEKAEWNDMVLTFGPKAPMAQKAFDEYKAGLAKKRGVSVESLSHITTWFSLIEHDEARM, from the coding sequence ATGACCACAGCACAGTATCCACGCAGTCCCAAAGAACAAGTCGGCGGGCTTTGCCATCTCGGACGACTCATCGACAAAGTCCGGATGCGGAATGCCGGACAGATTCAAGACTACAATTATCTCACCGTCGGCTTCGATAAATATTTGTTGGATAAATTGGAAATCAAAGGAGAGGATTTTGAAAAGCGCGTGCTGCAAGGCGGGACGGACGCAGAGATTGCCGACTGGGTGAGATCTAACGGGAAAAGCCTGAGCGATGCGGAAAAAGCCGAATGGAATGATATGGTGCTGACATTCGGCCCGAAAGCTCCAATGGCGCAGAAAGCCTTTGACGAATATAAAGCCGGTCTGGCGAAAAAACGGGGTGTGTCGGTGGAGTCCCTTTCCCATATCACCACGTGGTTCAGTCTCATCGAACACGACGAAGCCCGGATGTAG
- a CDS encoding DUF2971 domain-containing protein, with protein sequence MCKKLHEEHKNLMLYTNESGLLGIVTSKTLWASHTSFLNDSEEIVGFLNRVLPNILQPEFERYVESSAELSTLVRTARQWGIDLQDSWFRKMVDGLTEAERRAQDHYVTSFCTTDDPWISEHGLLSQWRGYGPDGGYAIIFDTKELASLLTAEGRIYHEETILVGDVQYDMAELSKVQDKKVLECIQYVREAFLAHLETGDIERFIPAFERITILSELCKHRGFAEEKEVRIVVSEPSVEVGPDPSNQSGKSYRRAHSYLRDGAVVPCIHLFEDQTSNALPIRRVIIGPHPEKQQREKAVEILLRNHGVNAEVSVSDTPFRGK encoded by the coding sequence ATGTGTAAGAAATTACATGAAGAGCACAAAAACCTAATGCTCTATACGAATGAATCTGGGCTTTTGGGCATTGTCACAAGCAAAACGCTTTGGGCCAGCCACACCTCTTTTTTGAATGATTCAGAGGAGATTGTAGGATTCTTAAACCGCGTACTCCCAAACATCCTGCAACCGGAATTTGAAAGGTATGTTGAGAGCTCTGCAGAACTTTCCACGCTTGTCCGGACCGCACGTCAGTGGGGAATAGATTTACAGGACTCTTGGTTCAGAAAGATGGTTGACGGATTGACGGAGGCGGAGCGTAGGGCCCAGGACCACTACGTCACCTCTTTTTGCACAACCGATGATCCATGGATATCCGAACACGGCCTGTTAAGCCAGTGGCGTGGATATGGACCAGATGGGGGCTATGCCATTATTTTTGATACGAAGGAGCTAGCCTCACTTCTTACTGCAGAAGGCCGGATCTATCATGAGGAGACTATCCTCGTTGGTGATGTGCAATATGACATGGCAGAGTTGTCCAAAGTTCAAGACAAAAAAGTCCTGGAGTGTATCCAGTATGTAAGGGAGGCGTTCTTAGCCCACCTCGAAACAGGAGACATTGAGAGATTCATTCCTGCATTCGAAAGGATCACCATTCTGTCAGAATTGTGCAAACACAGAGGTTTTGCTGAGGAGAAGGAGGTTCGAATAGTAGTCAGCGAACCTTCAGTCGAAGTCGGCCCAGACCCCTCGAATCAAAGCGGAAAGTCATATCGTAGAGCGCACAGCTATCTTCGCGACGGTGCAGTTGTGCCCTGCATCCATCTTTTTGAGGATCAGACATCTAATGCTTTGCCAATCCGACGCGTTATTATAGGGCCTCACCCAGAAAAGCAGCAACGAGAAAAGGCCGTGGAAATTCTCCTGCGCAACCACGGTGTCAACGCAGAAGTATCTGTGTCAGATACGCCATTTCGTGGAAAGTAG